Proteins co-encoded in one Pelobates fuscus isolate aPelFus1 chromosome 5, aPelFus1.pri, whole genome shotgun sequence genomic window:
- the LRRC70 gene encoding leucine-rich repeat-containing protein 70: MNTRHRDVQGSQCCLNVLQLSLRGFFLLLLLYKHILCCPSVCPRCTGRQVNCRDVGLTTVPMNLPENTTLINLSGNNITHISRNEFVKLPKLAVLYLEKANVCCVQPKTFASLKNLYYLYLNDNSIKHLPPSVFEGLLQLNLLHLQNNQIGILHQGLFDQLKSVRYLSLQRNLLSVLGNHTFFGLISLRTLNLSNNNISQISVSAFRYLEDLESLYLEGNQLMQVPSEALGILKHLKRLSLSNNPLKSLHSLAFKGLDSLQHLFLANSNIQTIYEKAFYSLSNLKHLILCNNKLDTLNWNTFTYLNHLIDLQLDRNNISSVSENAFEEMGASLKVLNLAFNNLTFLQPKVLQPLISLTHFQANYNPWDCGCDFLEIRNFLLSSSFTFSIHCQNPSRLRGRPMRHIILSEFQDCLTTNTFHQANQQADVVTTVSFYSHIKSATYRTWSDTSSQSADDILTTTVSTLSEINTHILPINTTELAFPHGEIPENLAPVNLTRDADSHFPPSVITVSLKPLVICQQELESVNQSFHILLSFFLLSCVVIVFLSVRIMQLRRKIITPENPADNVLEYYSCYQSGRYQMADPIRIATPNPALSSEIDLIRPLKNSTPDNQTQVILFEHSVL, translated from the coding sequence ATGAACACCAGACACAGAGACGTGCAAGGATCTCAGTGTTGTCTTAACGTACTGCAGTTATCTCTGCGAGGCTTTTTTCTACTGTTACTACTATACAAGCACATACTTTGTTGTCCATCAGTGTGCCCAAGATGCACAGGAAGACAAGTTAATTGCCGTGATGTGGGTCTAACCACCGTGCCGATGAACCTACCTGAAAATACAACACTTATTAACTTGAGTGGCAATAACATCACACACATATCTCGTAATGAATTTGTAAAGCTTCCGAAACTAGCGGTGCTGTATTTGGAAAAGGCCAATGTTTGTTGCGTGCAGCCCAAAACATTTGCATCATTGAagaatttgtattatttgtatctaAATGACAACTCAATCAAACACCTACCTCCAAGTGTGTTTGAGGGACTTTTACAACTAAACCTTTTACACCTGCAGAACAATCAGATTGGGATACTGCATCAAGGTTTGTTTGATCAACTTAAATCTGTCCGTTACTTAAGTCTTCAGAGAAACCTCTTAAGTGTTCTTGGGAATCATACATTTTTTGGTTTGATCAGCCTTCGAACATTAAATTTATCCAACAATAATATTTCTCAGATTTCTGTTTCTGCATTCCGGTACCTTGAAGACCTTGAAAGTCTCTACCTTGAAGGTAATCAATTGATGCAAGTGCCATCTGAAGCACTAGGGATACTTAAACATCTCAAAAGGCTTTCACTGTCAAATAACCCTCTCAAATCTCTCCATAGTTTGGCTTTTAAGGGACTTGATTCTTTGCAGCATTTATTTTTAGCGAATTCAAATATTCAGACAATTTATGAGAAAGCATTTTATAGTCTAAGCAATcttaaacatttaattttatgCAATAACAAACTGGATACCCTTAACTGGAATACTTTCACTTACCTGAACCATTTAATAGACTTACAGCTAGACAGAAACAACATAAGTTCTGTATCAGAGAATGCATTTGAAGAAATGGGGGCTTCCTTAAAGGTCCTCAACTTGGCCTTCAACAATCTGACATTTTTACAACCGAAAGTACTCCAGCCTTTGATCTCCTTAACCCATTTTCAAGCAAATTATAATCCGTGGGATTGTGGATGTGATTTTCTAGAGATTAGAAACTTTCTGCTGTCATCTTCATTTACGTTTAGCATCCATTGTCAGAACCCATCTCGTTTGCGTGGAAGGCCTATGCGTCATATTATTCTGTCTGAATTCCAGGACTGCTTGACCACAAATACATTCCACCAGGCAAACCAGCAAGCAGATGTTGTGACCACTGTATCATTTTAtagccatataaaaagtgccacaTATAGGACTTGGTCTGATACAAGCTCACAGAGTGCTGATGACATTTTGACAACTACTGTATCCACACTAAGTGAAATAAACACTCACATTTTGCCAATTAATACAACAGAACTTGCATTTCCCCATGGGGAAATACCAGAAAACCTTGCACCGGTAAATTTGACGAGAGATGCTGACAGTCATTTTCCACCCTCTGTAATAACAGTGTCTCTGAAACCCTTAGTGATATGCCAACAGGAGTTGGAAAGTGTTAACCAGTCTTTTCACATCTTACTGTCTTTCTTTTTGTTATCTTGTGTTGTGATTGTTTTTCTTAGTGTCAGAATCATGCAGCTGAGGCGGAAAATTATAACTCCAGAAAATCCTGCAGACAATGTATTGGAGTATTACAGCTGCTATCAGTCTGGCAGATATCAAATGGCTGATCCCATTAGGATCGCAACACCAAACCCTGCACTGAGTTCAGAAATTGACCTAATTAGACCACTTAAAAATTCCACTCCTGATAATCAGACCCAGGTCATCTTGTTTGAGCACTCTGTTCTCTGA